The proteins below come from a single Papaver somniferum cultivar HN1 chromosome 11, ASM357369v1, whole genome shotgun sequence genomic window:
- the LOC113323464 gene encoding uncharacterized protein LOC113323464 isoform X2, whose product MYVRVNFTPVIQFGMIDFSRFGIIHGVRSLIVKTCLQVNRPSERRGSYGSWCLAGVASLGVAKRCLRWMSTLWIQMLLTFVREIEEFGSRKTMALCPGWNNIVVNSKNKNWKAHAE is encoded by the exons ATGTATGTAAGGGTTAACTTTACACCGGTGATTCAGTTTGGCATGATTGACTTCTCTCGG TTTGGCATTATCCATGGTGTTAGAAGCTTGATTGTGAAAACATGCTTGCAG gttaacAGACCGTCTGAAAGAAGAGGTAGCTACGGGTCATGGTGTCTTGCGGGAGTGGCTTCTCTGG GAGTTGCAAAAAGATGCTTAAGATGGATGTCAACTTTGTGGATTCAGATGCTGTTAACATTTGTCAGGGAAATTGAAGAGTTCGGATCCAGGAAAACCATGGCGCTGTGCCCTGGATGGAATAACATTGTTGTCAATAGTAAGAACAAAA ATTGGAAAGCGCATGCCGAGTAG
- the LOC113323464 gene encoding uncharacterized protein LOC113323464 isoform X1, with protein MYVRVNFTPVIQFGMIDFSRFGIIHGVRSLIVKTCLQVNRPSERRGSYGSWCLAGVASLGVAKRCLRWMSTLWIQMLLTFVREIEEFGSRKTMALCPGWNNIVVNSKNKSMYIFLFSIASSNQSEVRLLILQVVLLICFVSQGWRKAFSKL; from the exons ATGTATGTAAGGGTTAACTTTACACCGGTGATTCAGTTTGGCATGATTGACTTCTCTCGG TTTGGCATTATCCATGGTGTTAGAAGCTTGATTGTGAAAACATGCTTGCAG gttaacAGACCGTCTGAAAGAAGAGGTAGCTACGGGTCATGGTGTCTTGCGGGAGTGGCTTCTCTGG GAGTTGCAAAAAGATGCTTAAGATGGATGTCAACTTTGTGGATTCAGATGCTGTTAACATTTGTCAGGGAAATTGAAGAGTTCGGATCCAGGAAAACCATGGCGCTGTGCCCTGGATGGAATAACATTGTTGTCAATAGTAAGAACAAAAGTATGTACATCTTCTTATTCAGCATTGCTTCGTCAAATCAATCTGAGGTTAGGTTGCTTATTTTGCAAGTGGTCTTGCTGATATGCTTTGTAAGCCAAGGCTGGCGAAAAGCTTTTTCCAAGCTATAG